In Populus alba chromosome 1, ASM523922v2, whole genome shotgun sequence, a single window of DNA contains:
- the LOC118036765 gene encoding ferric reduction oxidase 6: MDENSVQEPLLLSEISVKKTSLFVSSVKWILKILMWAIFVAWIGVIFLFPTQFGNGLLEKYIHATNGNPCGITGSLFLVLSGPVLVIAFLSIFHLIISGDEEFQQKKSSKNPGVRLWTFPVLVDGPFGVVSAAEFIGILLFVVYVIWALYAYVFQSLNRISGEDLTLMEARIMFLKMMGGHLGSMGLYCMAFLFLPVARGSVLLRFINIPFEHATRYHVWLGHLTMVLFTLHGLLYIVGWAMEGNLLHKLLSWKDIGVAILPGVISLLAGLLMWVTSLPPVRKWNFELFFYTHQLYVVFVLGLALHVGDFIFSMAAGGIFLFMLDRFLRLCQSRRTVDIISAKSLPCGTVELVLSKPGNLRYNALSFVFLQIRELSWLQWHPFSVSSSPLDGKYHLSILIKVLGEWTARLRGSIMNISEAEQPASPSQPRPKLTASVEGPYGHEAPYHLMYENLILVAGGIGISPFLAILSDILHRVNEGRPCLPRNILIVWAVKRSNELPLFSTMDLESICPYFYDKLNLEISIYVTRESDPPLEEGDIHNVTVSSVCPMSKGCGMSVLVGTGDSIWSGLYVISSTLGFVILLGILYIFYINPYSISTWWYKGLLFFGCMLASVVIFGGLVVGLWYLWEKKISAREEYEENRLKPGMVQHNEDVANLFQKNHTSITTIQYGSRPDFKEILGSISEHWGCADVGVIICGPPTLESSVAREIRSRNLKRESHHPVFHFHSHTFDL, translated from the exons ATGGATGAAAACTCCGTCCAGGAACCTCTTCTTTTGAGTGAAATAAGTGTCAAGAAAACATCTCTCTTTGTTTCATCAGTGAAATGGATTCTCAAGATTCTAATGTGGGCTATTTTTGTTGCATGGATTGGGGTTATCTTTCTCTTCCCAACACAGTTTGGTAATGGATTGCTTGAGAAATACATTCATGCCACCAATGGAAATCCTTGCGGGATTACAG GAAGCTTATTCCTTGTATTAAGTGGACCGGTTCTTGTTATTGCCTTTCTTTCCATATTTCATCTTATCATATCCGGTGACGAGGAGTTCCAGCA GAAGAAGAGTTCGAAAAATCCAGGCGTCCGCTTATGGACATTCCCTGTTCTTGTGGATGGACCATTCGGGGTTGTTTCTGCTGCTGAGTTTATTGGCATTCTACTCTTTGTTGTGTACGTTATCTGGGCCTTGTATGCTTATGTATTCCAGAGTCTCAACCGTATATCTGGGGAGGATTTGACCCTTATGGAGGCAAG AATTATGTTCTTGAAAATGATGGGAGGTCATCTTGGTTCAATGGGATTATATTGCATggcatttttgtttcttcccgTTGCAAGAGGATCAGTTCTTCTCCGTTTTATCAATATCCCATTTGAGCATGCCACGAGATACCATGTATGGCTGGGGCACCTGACAATGGTACTGTTTACTCTCCATGGGCTATTGTACATAGTTGGATGGGCAATGGAGGGCAACCTCCTGCATAAA CTATTATCATGGAAAGATATTGGTGTTGCTATTCTTCCTGGAGTTATCAGCCTTCTCGCTGGTCTATTGATGTGGGTGACATCACTTCCTCCTGTTCGGAAGTGGAATTTTGAATTGTTCTTTTACACCCACCAACTATATGTGGTCTTTGTTCTTGGCTTGGCATTGCATGttggtgattttatttttagtatggCTGCTGGTGGAATATTTCTTTTCATGCTTGATCGATTTCTGAGATTATGCCAATCACGAAGGACTGTTGATATAATTTCAGCCAAGAGCCTTCCATGTGGAACTGTGGAATTGGTCCTTTCAAAACCTGGAA ATCTGCGGTACAATGCTCTCAGTTTTGTATTCCTTCAGATTCGGGAATTATCTTGGCTGCAATGGCATCCTTTCAGTGTTTCATCTAGTCCCTTGGATGGTAAATATCATTTGTCAATTCTTATAAAAGTTCTTGGGGAGTGGACGGCTAGGCTCAGAGGAAGTATCATGAACATATCCGAGGCTGAACAACCAGCTTCTCCTTCCCAGCCTCGTCCTAAGTTAACAGCTTCTGTCGAGGGGCCATACGGGCATGAAGCGCCATACCACTTGAT GTATGAAAACCTTATTTTGGTAGCAGGTGGCATAGGGATTTCACCTTTCCTAGCGATTTTGAGTGATATTCTCCATCGTGTTAATGAAGGGAGACCCTGTCTGCCACgaaatattttgattgtttggGCTGTGAAAAGATCAAATGAACTTCCTCTTTTCTCGACGATGGACCTGGAATCAATTTGTCCATATTTCTATGACAAATTAAATCTTGAGATTTCCATCTATGTTACTCGAGAGTCAGATCCTCCACTg GAGGAGGGTGATATTCATAATGTTACAGTTTCTTCTGTTTGCCCCATGTCAAAGGGCTGTGGCATGTCGGTTTTGGTTGGTACAGGTGACAGTATATGGTCTGGCCTGTACGTCATCTCGTCTACATTGGGCTTTGTTATTTTGCTGGgtattttgtatatattttacataaatcCTTATAGCATATCAACTTGGTGGTACAAAGGACTCCTTTTTTTCGGATGTATGCTTGCAAGTGTTGTTATCTTTGGGGGTCTTGTGGTTGGTTTATGGTATCTTTGGGAAAAGAAGATTTCTGCCAGGGAAGAATACGAGGAAAATAGGCTAAAGCCTGGCATGGTTCAGCATAATGAAGATGTGGCGAATTTGTTTCAGAAAAACCATACAAGTATAACCACTATTCAGTATGGTTCCAGACCAGACTTCAAAG AAATACTCGGATCCATCTCGGAGCACTGGGGTTGTGCAGATGTGGGTGTCATCATTTGCGGTCCTCCAACTCTTGAGTCCAGTGTTGCTAGAGAAATCAGGTCTCGGAATTTAAAGAGAGAATCCCACCATCCAGTCTTCCATTTCCACAGTCATACTTTTGATTTGTAG
- the LOC118036761 gene encoding MLO-like protein 13, which produces MLFQCDFQLLLPDTQKSHSQGTMAEESKSLQYTPSWVIAAVCFVIVLASIFAERGLHKLGKFLRNTKQDALFEALQKLKEELMLLGFISLLLTVTQNTISRMCIPPHLAITMLPCKRETASSSHEKIYNQAINNRRHLLSATNSAERCAREGKVPLVSVEALHQLHIFIFVLAIVHVIFCVSTMILGGARIRQWKTWEESIRHESKTVRDPQKHQHEHHFFHKFIKRHEKGYWRKSAVLSWLIAFFKQFYGSITKSDYIALRKGFIAEHCPRVLNFDFHDYMMRTLQIDFKRIVTISWYLWLFIVMFLLMNVEGWHSFFWLSFLPVILLLLVGAKLEHIITSLGHRVAEMPVPVEQARVKPSDEHFWLEKPAIVLDLIQFILFQNSFEIAFFFWIWSTYGFRSCIMEKVGYIVPRLIMGLAVQVLCSYSTLPLYALVSQMGTRFRKGMFGEDTEAAIENWAGGARDKRDQSENHGAHMDKLATESSHSAAQEMVIIGGTELSSVTHAPVS; this is translated from the exons ATGCTTTTCCAAT GTGACTTTCAACTTCTTCTACCAGACACTCAAAAATCACATTCACAGGGTACTATGGCGGAAGAATCCAAATCTTTGCAGTACACACCTTCATGGGTGATTGCTGCTGTCTGTTTTGTCATTGTTCTCGCCTCCATTTTTGCAGAGCGAGGTCTTCATAAACTGGGAAAG TTCTTGAGGAATACGAAGCAAGATGCATTGTTTGAAGCcttgcaaaaattaaaagaag AATTGATGCTTTTAGGGTTCATTTCCCTTCTGCTAACAGTTACCCAAAATACAATAAGCCGCATGTGCATTCCACCTCATCTTGCTATTACCATGTTGCCATGCAAGAGAGAAACTGCGAGCAGCAGCCACGAAAAAATCTATAATCAAGCTATAAACAATCGACGTCATCTACTATCTGCAACTAATAGTGCAGAACGTTGTGCTCGTGAG GGGAAGGTTCCATTGGTGTCTGTGGAAGCATTGCACCAACTGCATATTTTCATCTTTGTGTTGGCAATTGTCCATGTTATCTTTTGTGTATCTACAATGATTCTTGGAGGGGCAAGG ATACGACAATGGAAGACTTGGGAGGAATCCATAAGACATGAATCAAAAACAGTCAGAG ATCCACAAAAGCATCAACATGAACAccatttttttcacaagttcaTTAAAAGACACGAAAAAGGATATTGGAGAAAGTCAGCTGTTTTAAGTTGGCTG ATAGCATTCTTCAAACAATTTTATGGCTCTATTACCAAATCAGACTACATTGCTCTTCGAAAAGGATTTATCGCA GAGCATTGTCCCCGTgtgttgaattttgattttcacgATTACATGATGCGGACACTGCAGATTGATTTCAAAAGAATTGTTACCATAAG CTGGTATCTATGGCTCTTTATTGTGATGTTTTTGCTGATGAACGTGGAAG GGTGGCATTCATTTTTTTGGCTGTCCTTTTTACCAGTAATT CTTCTGCTACTCGTTGGCGCGAAGTTAGAACACATTATCACTAGTTTAGGCCACAGAGTTGCAGAGATGCCAGTTCCTGTCGAACAAGCACGAGTAAAGCCTTCAGATGAACATTTCTGGCTTGAGAAACCTGCCATTGTTCTTGACTTGATTCAGTTCATTCTGTTTCAGAATTCATTTGAGATTGCTTTCTTCTTCTGGATCTGG AGCACATACGGATTCCGCTCATGCATCATGGAAAAAGTGGGCTACATTGTGCCAAGGCTTATTATGGG TTTAGCTGTTCAAGTTCTATGCAGTTACAGCACCTTGCCTTTGTACGCTCTAGTCTCACAG ATGGGCACCAGGTTCAGGAAAGGGATGTTTGGTGAGGATACGGAAGCGGCAATAGAAAACTGGGCAGGCGGAGCAAGGGACAAGAGGGACCAAAGCGAGAACCACGGAGCACATATGGATAAACTAGCCACAGAATCATCTCATAGTGCGGCACAAGAAATGGTTATTATTGGTGGCACAGAGCTTTCTTCTGTGACCCATGCGCCTGTATCTTGA
- the LOC118036756 gene encoding uncharacterized protein, whose product MEFTEAYKQTGPCCFSPNSRYIAVAVDYRLVIRDTLSFKVVQLFSCLDKIGYIEWANDSEYILCGLNKRPMIQAWSLTQPEWTCKIDEGPAGIAYSRWSPDSRHILTTSDFQLRLTVWSLLNTACVHVQGPKHCSKGVSFTKDGKYAAICTRRDCKDYVNLLSCHTWEIMGAFAVDTLDLADMEWSPDDSAIVIWDAPLEFKVLIYSPDGRCLSKYQAYESGLGVKSVSWSPCGQYLAVGSYDQMLRVLNHLTWKTFAEFMHLSTVRGPCCAAVFKEVDEPLHLNMSELCLSDEFLQGNSDVSEGHFRVMYDVTEVPISLPFQKPPADKPNPKQGIGLMSWSKDSRYIYTRNDSMPTALWIWDIRHLELAAILVQKDPIRAAAWDPTCTRLVLCTGSSHLYMWTPSGAYCVSNPLPQFNITDLKWNSDGSCLLLKDKESFCCASVPLFPESSEYSSDD is encoded by the exons ATGGAGTTTACTGAAGCTTATAAGCAGACGGGTCCTTGTTGTTTCTCTCCAAACTCCCGTTACATCGCTGTTGCTGTCGATTACCGTCTCGTGATTCGTGATACGCTCTCTTTTAAG GTTGTGCAGTTGTTTTCATGCTTGGATAAGATAGGCTATATAGAATGGGCAAATGATTCTGAGTACATCCTTTGCGGTCTGAATAAAAGACCAATGATACAAGCATGGTCATTGACTCAACCTGAGTGGACATGCAAAATAGATGAAGGTCCTGCTGGTATTGCATATTCTAGATGGAGTCCTGACAGCCGGCATATACTTACCACTTCAGATTTTCAGTTGAGGTTAACAGTTTGGTCGCTTTTGAACACAGCATGTGTTCATGTCCAGGGGCCAAAGCATTGCTCTAAAGGGGTTTCTTTCACTAAAGATGGGAAATATGCTGCGATTTGTACGAGGCGTGATTGCAAAGATTATGTAAATCTACTGTCATGTCATACATGGGAAATAATGGGTGCATTTGCTGTTGATACATTGGACTTAGCTGATATGGAGTGGTCGCCGGATGATAGTGCTATAGTAATATGGGATGCACCACTTGAATTCAAG GTTCTAATTTACTCCCCAGATGGGAGATGCCTGTCCAAGTATCAAGCATATGAAAGTGGACTGGGTGTAAAAAGCGTTTCGTGGTCGCCTTGTGGCCAATATCTAGCTGTGGGTAGTTATGATCAGATGTTGCGAGTTTTGAACCACTTAACTTGGAAAACATTTGCTGAATTCATGCACCTATCCACTGTCCGTGGTCCTTGTTGTGCTGCTGTTTTCAAG GAGGTAGACGAGCCATTGCACCTCAATATGTCTGAGTTATGCTTGAGTGATGAGTTTCTTCAAGGAAATTCTG ATGTATCAGAAGGACACTTCAGAGTCATGTACGATGTTACTGAAGTACCTATCAGCTTGCCTTTCCAGAAGCCTCCTGCAGACAAACCGAATCCTAAACAAGGCATTG GTCTTATGTCATGGAGTAAAGACAGCCGATATATTTATACACGTAATGATAGCATGCCAACTGCTCTGTGGATATGGGATATACGCCATCTAGAGCTTGCTGCCATCTTGGTGCAGAAGGATCCCATACGAGCAGCAGCATGGGACCCAACATGCACACGTCTTGTTCTCTGTACTGGCAGCTCTCACTTGTATATGTGGACCCCATCAGGTGCTTACTGCGTGAGTAATCCTCTACCACAGTTTAACATAACTGATTTGAAATGGAATTCAGATGGAAGTTGCCTCCTCCTCAAAGACAAGGAGTCGTTCTGCTGTGCGTCTGTGCCCTTATTTCCAGAATCTAGTGAATATAGTTCAGATGACTGA
- the LOC118036766 gene encoding endoglucanase 25 — protein sequence MSMYGRDPWGGSLEINAADSATDDDRSRNLNDLDRAALSRPLDETQQSWLLGPAEQKKKKKYVDLGCIIVSRKIFVWTVGSIAAAALLVGLITVIVEAVPRHRHNHTPADNYTLALHKALMFFNAQKSGKLPKHNNVSWRGSSCLSDGKGKQGSFYKDLVGGYYDAGDAIKFHFPASFAMTMLSWSVIEYSAKYEAAGELNHVKEIIKWGADYFLKTFNSSSDTINTMVAQVGTGDTSGGSTTPNDHYCWMRPEDIDYERLVTECSHCSDLAAEMAAALASASIVFKDNKAYSQKLVHGARTLFQFARDQRGRYSERGSEAAIFYNSTSYWDEFVWGGAWLYYATGNNSYLQLATNPGIAKHAGAFWGGPDYGVLSWDNKLAGTQLLLSRLRLFLSPGYPYEEILRTFHNQTSIIMCSYLPIFTKFNRTRGGLIELNHGRPQPLQYVVNAAFLATLYSDYLEAADTPGWYCGPNFYSTDMLRDFAKTQIDYILGKNPRKMSYVVGFGNHYPKHVHHRGASIPKNKIRYNCKGGWKWRDTTKPNPNTLVGAMVAGPDRHDGFRDVRTNYNYTEPTIAGNAGLVAALVALSGDKTTGIDKNTIFSAVPPMFPTPPPPPAPWRP from the exons ATGAGCATGTATGGTAGAGATCCTTGGGGAGGATCCCTGGAGATAAATGCAGCAGATTCAGCAACAGATGATGATAGGAGTAGGAACTTGAATGACTTAGACAGGGCAGCTTTGTCAAGGCCGTTGGATGAGACTCAACAGAGTTGGTTACTGGGTCCAGCtgagcaaaagaagaagaagaaatatgtCGATCTGGGTTGTATCATTGTTAGTCGCAAGATCTTTGTTTGGACTGTTGGGAgtattgctgctgctgctctccTGGTTGGTTTGATTACTGTTATTGTTGAAGCTGTGCCTCGCCATCGTCACAATCATACCCCCGCTGATAACTACACCCTTGCTCTACACAAGGCACTCATGTTCTTCAATGCGCAAAAAT CAGGAAAGCTTCCAAAGCATAATAATGTGTCATGGAGGGGAAGCTCGTGTTTGAGCGACGGGAAAGGTAAACAAGGTAGTTTTTACAAAGATCTGGTGGGTGGATATTATGATGCTGGGGATGCCATCAAGTTTCACTTCCCTGCTTCTTTTGCGATGACAATGTTGAGCTGGAGTGTTATAGAATATAGTGCGAAATATGAAGCTGCTGGGGAGCTTAACCATGTCAAAGAAATTATTAAGTGGGGAGCTGATTACTTTCTTAAGACATTTAACAGTTCTTCTGATACCATCAACACGATGGTTGCACAG GTTGGCACGGGGGATACTTCTGGTGGGAGTACCACTCCAAATGATCATTATTGCTGGATGCGTCCTGAGGACATTGATTATGAAAGACTTGTAACTGAATGCAGCCATTGCTCTGATCTTGCTGCTGAAATGGCTGCTGCCTTAGCTTCTGCATCCATTGTTTTCAAAGATAACAAGGCCTACTCTCAGAAACTTGTTCATGGTGCCAGAACTCTCTTTCAATTTGCAAGAGATCAGCGAGGTAGATACAGTGAAAGAGGGTCAGAAGCTGCCATTTTCTATAATTCAACTAGTTACTGGGATGAATTTGTTTGGGGTGGAGCTTGGCTGTACTATGCAACTGGAAATAATTCCTATCTTCAGCTTGCTACAAATCCTGGCATAGCCAAGCATGCTGGTGCTTTTTGGGGAGGGCCGGACTATGGTGTCCTTAGCTGGGACAACAAGCTTGCTGGTACTCAG CTACTTTTGAGCCGTTTAAGATTGTTCTTGAGCCCTGGTTATCCGTATGAAGAAATACTAAGGACATTTCACAACCAGACCAGTATAATCATGTGTTCGTATCTGCCAATTTTCACGAAGTTTAATAGAACAAGAG GAGGCTTGATCGAGTTAAATCATGGAAGGCCTCAGCCTCTTCAGTATGTTGTCAACGCTGCCTTCCTAGCAACCCTATATAGTGATTATCTTGAGGCTGCTGATACACCTGGATGGTACTGTGGACCAAATTTTTACTCTACTGACATGTTGCGTGATTTTGCCAAGACTCAG ATTGATTACATCCTGGGCAAAAATCCTCGTAAAATGAGCTATGTTGTGGGTTTTGGTAATCATTATCCAAAACATGTCCACCATAGAGGTGCATCTATCCCTAAGAACAAGATTAGGTATAACTGTAAAGGAGGATGGAAATGGAGGGACACCACGAAGCCAAATCCAAATACACTTGTTGGAGCCATGGTTGCTGGTCCTGACAGGCATGATGGTTTCCGTGATGTTCGCACCAACTACAATTATACAGAGCCAACGATTGCTGGAAATGCTGGATTAGTTGCAGCACTTGTGGCTTTGTCAGGTGACAAAACTACTGGGATTGACAAGAACACCATATTCTCTGCAGTTCCCCCAATGTTTCCAACTCCGCCGCCACCTCCAGCACCTTGGAGACCATGA
- the LOC118036762 gene encoding uncharacterized protein — translation MAETAESGNDSGKLEHLGREDSEYVRLVISDEPRAPEFDISQLQSGARIKAFIWWMKALIWCLVITILLVVFVKWGVPFLFEKVLLPMMKWEAATFGRPVLALVLTASLALFPVFLIPSGPSMWLAGMIFGYGIGFVIIMVGTTIGMVLPYLIGLVFRERIHQWLKRWPQKASMIRLAGEGSWFHQFKVVALFRVSPFPYTIFNYAIVVTSMTFWPYLYGSVAGMVPEAFIYIYSGRLIKTFADVKYRNYHLTTVEIIYNIISFIIAVVTTVAFTVYAKRALKDLEREEATEEVPPTHQESYEMGKLPLERPKHAGLSSFSL, via the exons ATGGCAGAGACTGCGGAGTCGGGAAACGACAGCGGGAAGTTGGAGCATCTTGGTAGGGAAGACAGTGAATATGTTAGGCTTGTTATATCCGACGAACCAAGGGCACCTGAATTCGATATTTCACAACTGCAATCGGGAGCTAGGATCAAAGCTTTCATCTGGTGGATGAAAGCTTTAATTTGGTGTCTTGTTATCACCATACTTCTTGTCGTTTTCGTGAAATGGGGGGTTCCATTTCTTTTTGAGAAG GTCCTCTTGCCAATGATGAAATGGGAAGCAGCTACCTTTGGACGTCCAGTCCTCGCCCTTGTGCTTACTGCTTCTCTTGCCTTGTTCCCAGTGTTCCTAATTCCTTCAGGTCCTTCCATGTGGTTGGCTGGAATGATCTTTGGATATGGTATTGGGTTTGTGATAATCATGGTTGGAACCACTATTGGGATGGTCCTGCCCTATTTGATTGGGCTGGTTTTCCGTGAACGCATCCAT CAATGGTTGAAGAGATGGCCTCAGAAAGCTTCTATGATTAGACTTGCTGGGGAGGGGAGCTGGTTCCATCAATTTAAAGTGGTTGCCCTCTTTAGGGTTTCACCATTTCCATACACAATTTTCAACTATGCAATAGTGGTAACAAGTATGACATTTTGGCCCTACTTGTATGGTTCAGTTGCTGGAATGGTACCAGAAGCTTTTATCTACATCTACAG TGGTAGGTTGATAAAGACATTTGCTGATGTGAAGTATAGGAACTATCACTTGACTACTGTGGAAATAATATACAACATCATCTCCTTCATTATTGCTGTTGTTACTACGGTTGCTTTCACTGTTTATGCAAAAAGAGCTCTGAAGGACCTTGAAAGGGAAGAGGCTACTGAAGAAGTTCCTCCCACCCACCAAGAAAGTTATGAGATGGGAAAGCTTCCACTTGAAAGACCTAAGCATGCAGGTTTGTCATCTTTTTCATTATAG